The DNA region tttcttaataatgcataaataatttttaaataatttaatgattattttataattttttaaaattaaataattaaaatataaatttaataataataaatgtaatttACTCAAAAATTAAATCTGGGACTTTAAGTTACACTTAGGTtatccttttttgttttttctctatagaaaacaaaataatgaataagaaaaagaaatatttaccatttaatttttaagaaaaactcAAAGCTGAAATAGTGAATGTGAGTAATGTGGTTTGGATGAGCAGTGTATTTATCTACAGTTAGTATAAAAACAGTGATGGCAATGAAATTAGATATTATAAACGATACTGTAGCATgaaacaaaaagtaaactaaacgcaccgtcTATCCAAAACTATACTAAATCAATAACATGCCATTATTGCTATTGCCTtcacttttctattttctttgataatcatatttaatattaattaaattccacaaaattttttttgatgatgctttttcttttttaatctaaaaaatctcaaattctaCACATCCAACATTTTATTCTTATATCTATTTTGCTTTTCCTTTTTCAGTTAGTAATTTATTTTGAGagggttaaaattaaattataattttattattttaaaatttttaaaaagattaaattgaaattttattattttaatggaattaaaatttattttattattaaattaatataaaatttttaaaaatataaaaataaatttagtccttaaagtttattcattttatcattttgattttttttaaaattattttgaccttcaatctttaaaatttagtattgATATGGTAGCTCATGTGATACCAACTCagtaaaacacttaataaatagtataaatactatatactatatgatatggtataacattatataatatagtaggagACGAAAAGAATAGGGACTTGAGGATATTTCAACCAGTATAGTAATAAACAATAATTTatgatattaattaatatataatgtcctactattatattataagttataataaaaaatatataacattacATGGTATCATAATGTTTAATCATTGATGcgtatatataaactattaatatctGATATGATATGACTTTATATAATACAAGTAAGAGGTTTAACTTTCAAATGTACTAAAAAATAAGaacttagagcatatttcaactagtataataataaacaataatatacgttaataattaatatataatgtacTAATCTATTATTATAGTacgtaatataatattatataatggaattatatattttataagtataaatatatatatatctattattatattatagattataataaaagatataacatCATAATTATGTTTAATTTAGCATACTAAAATATATGTTTACAATTATAACTagcaatacataaaatattattaaaaatttaatatcttaataatatattatttttaataaattagattttaaattgaacttcaacttttacaaattatattTGGGTATtggatttaatttctttttattttggactTGAAATTTGAGTTATAATTAGTTTATTATGAGTTTGGGTAATAATGAGTGTATTATTTGAGTTTTGGTTTAtggtttaatataataaatttggattttgaaataaatattttagaaaatagtattaggtttataaatttaataagaaaaataaaaatttattcaattgtcaatataatataataatgaacaataaaagatatttcgttaattcatataatatcatgCAATAAGCAGCTGCAATTATTTTATATagaagaattttattaaatatatatcatttatgtttttttataagaaaattttgaattgtaCTATTATTGTATAAGAGTAAATGAATTATTACATttgaaattgaaatatttataatttataaaattaaaaattattggaATTTTTCAGAGCCCGTCTGACTCGATCCagaatctaaaaaaaatttagctcAAAAAATTTGAGTTCAAAAAGGCCGAGCTTAAGAAAATTTGAGCCTATAATAGATTTGAGCTCGAAAAAGCCTAAACTCGAGAAAATTCGAGTTCGAGCTGATCTAAGCTCGAAAAAATTTGAACTTGAAAAAAACTGTGTTTGAAGTAAGCCAAATTCGAATCGAAGGGGGAGAAAAAGGTAAATTTATCTTAAACTAaattcaaaagttaaaaaaaaagttggatAATTGAACCTTGAAAGAAGTGGAAACCGTTCAGTACTCATTTATGTAATATCTCTAAGAGTTTGTGCATTAGAGAATTCATTTAGTTCGAGGCAAATTTACATATCTAAGCCTATAATTTCAATAAATCACAACTGTATGAGTCCTTGTACTTTGCTACAGTTGTGGATTTAATCCCTACATttttatttggtcatttttaatcatgtacttttctaaaattaaaattttagtcctcttcaagcaataactattaaatttattaagttctgTTGTTTCCAAAATTTGATGCACCAAACATATTACCATATGTGTAATGTCAAGTTTGCttattatttccacatattactcaTTAGATATTCAGTTAATGGATTAACGACTGTCATTTGCGtcaaatatgaagttttaaaattcaaaaagtatagagATTTAGAATGACCCAAGTGGAGAATATAGATTAAATCAACAACTGTATGCATAGTACAAGACCaagaattgaatttaaataaatgaatttaactgcTACATTCTAGGCCAGGActacaatttcaaattttgaaaagtataaaaactaaaattgatcaaataaaaacATAAGTAGAATTTAAgctttcatttattatttattattttcctttgtttactGCAATTTATGAACGGATTGTAAGTTGTGgcaatgatatttttatttggaATTCTAATTAATCTATATACAATTATTAGACatgcttttttattattatataaattaggCTTCACTtgtgattttattatttatatcaatatatcttaattaaaaaaatgggaacgattaaatttaaaatgaaaatttcttattatttttaaaatcttcttgttttataatttttttaagaaaaaatgttATATATTTGAAACAATTAAGGAGGAGAAAGCAGCTACCAAATCTCTAATAATAGAAATGTTGAATAACAACCCTGGCCCAAAATAAGTAAATACCTCCTTATAAAATTATCCTTCTTAGCAAGCTTTGataattgaagaaagaaaaaaaaaaaaaaacataaaaagaaagaaatgacaaAAGCTTATCTGATCATCCTTGTTTCTTTGGCTGTTTGCATTTTGTCTTCTCTCAATTTTTCTTATGGAGCAGCATCCGATCAAAACAAGTTCACCGTTGTAGGTCTTGTTTATTGTGATACTTGTCGTGTTGAATTTCAGACTAGTATAAGTGAACCTATTTCTGGTATATAATCTagttaatacaatttttttaacctcttcttttattattattattataaataatttgaataaggttgacaaaaaattttaaatatttataactgACAGGTGCAACAGTAAAATTGGAATGTAAGAATCGAACCACTGAAAAAATTACTTTTCAAAGCCCAGAAATAACAACTGATAAGGCGGGAAGCTACAAAATTGAAGTGATAGGGGATTATGAAGACTCAGACTGTGATGTCAACTTGGTGAAGAGTCCACGAGCAGATTGTAATGATCCCACAGAAGCATGGAGGAAAGCCAGGGTGGAACTCACCGCGTTGGATGGTGTTACTGGCCAATTTCGCTTTGCCAACAATCTTgggtttaaaaagaaagaagctcTTCCAGGTTGTAAAAAAGTTCTTACAGACATGGGTTATTATGAGCTTAAGGATGAACTTGGAAGCGAAGCCGCATGACATATTTGTTTTGACTTGTTCTCGTGTAATAAGAATTGAGTAATTATGAGTATCTCACTGtatattcataatttattcaattttttactaAGAAAGTCATGAAAAAAGAGAGATGATTTTAGCATTGATCAAATCAATTCCACCAAAAAAACCCCCACTTTATTAGCTTTATAGCAATGCAAGAATCTGTTGATGCTAACAACCTTCGTTTAAAGCCATAAACCATAAAAAAGACCCCAGACTCTAATTAGCGTTAGAACGaatctccaagatttttctcttccAACGATTTGTATGATTAGATTCCCAAGCTCGAGGGAAGCTGATCCAttactatttatatttaaataaactaattcatttgttttacttaaaactcatattttaatttattaaaaaaatcctgATTAAAACAAGAAATAGGGGATCATACGATACCCAAACTGACGGACTTACTCCACGTACCCAGTCCTAAATGTTTCACCCCACTTGAAGAAGCAACATGAGCATCAATAATAAGAGATAAAGTATCTATTACTTCCACAAACTCGTGAAAAGGTGAGTACGATAAAGTCATCCTTGGTAGGTGATCAACAGATTTTTTAGGCTCCTTTTTTGTCCAAGGAAAATATAAATCAGTGAAGGAGGATTGAAGATACAGGCGGTCTTGAACTAGCAAACTCGGACATATCACTTCGCTTCTCCCTTAGAGCATAAATTTTGGCCAAACGAGGGTCCCAAACTGTTGCGcagaagcgtgtaaaagagtaaaattattgtactgaaaaatcacactaagttcaattcccagaaaagagaggtggatcacgaggaccactcacactcacaaaatatgcaaaaataaataataaagaacaccagaattttaacgaggttcggcaaattTTGCCTATGTCCttgggcactaccaaatatatttcactctaaaaatacaagtgaaatttacaaaatagggagagagaataaTGCTTTAAGTAGAGAATAACAAATATGGGATGAAGAAAATAAGAAATGGTTAggcttatttatagttgaggttcaaggatcaacttgcaaaaaTCCCTATACAATTAGGACCAAAATTGAATTATCCCATGCcaaatttcaaaccaaatttCGGTGccttaaatgttttgattttcggTGCCAAATTTTCTGACACtcatatctttgacttttcaaagatatGAGTAGTTTCTAATAATCTctaccttgaagatttgattaggataatcttatcttcacacaattctttctgcctttgacaataatacttgatagtgccttcttcaactgttaaacttgcaggatattgatcaagttcaaacaatgttcgaacttggttgctgttaccgccttggtcatcatatctgcgggattatctgcagtcttaatcttctgaagaTGAATTTTCCCTTCATCAATAATTTCctgcacaaaatggaatcgtacgtcgacatgctttgtacgtgcatgatagacttgattctttgctaaatgaatagcactttggctatcacaatacacgttaatatgctcctgaaccaatcccaaggttttaaccataccttgtaaccaaatagcttcctttacagcctctgttacagctatgtattcagcttctgtggttgacaatgcaactgtagactgtagtgcagacttccaacttattggtcctccagccaatgtaaacacataaccggtggttgatcttcgtttgtccaaatcaccagcatagtcagaatcaacgtacccaataacacctttaccaagtgtattatcctgcttgaataGTAagccaacatccacggtcttttGAATATatcgtagaatccatttcacagcttgccaatgtccttttccaggattatgcataaacctgctcactatactaactgtcTGTGAAATGTCgagtcttgtacacaccattgcatacatcaagctacccactgcattagaatacgaaacttgcaacatgtattctcgttccgtattcgtcgaaggagatagttgtgcagaaagcttgaaatgagatgccaacggggtacttacaggttttgtctgctcgttcatgtcaaactgctgtagtaccttcTTCAAATACTTCTTTTGGGACAAGCTAACTTTGCCATGAGCtttatctctacatatttccatgctaagaatcttcttagctttacctagatctttcatctcaaacttaagattgagttgagtcttcaatctctcaatttcaactttgctcttagatgctatcagcatatcatcaacataagagcaagtatatgaaaattTCTtattgtagcttctgaaaatacacgcaatgttcaaatttacttcttgtgtaccttcgCCCTTTCATGAtttgatcaaatcgcttgtaccattGCCTcagagattgcttcaatccataaagcgactttgtcagtttgcaaacccaattttctttaccaGCAACCTTAAATCCATCTGGCTGagcatatagatttcctcttccaaatcacagTATAAAAACGTGGTCTTCACATCAAgttgaactagttcaagatcatattgcgcaaccaaggctagcaaaatctgaatagacgaatgcttcacaactggagaaaacacttcattgtagtctattccttctttctgagcatAACCTTTTGCTACTagtctagccttgtatcgaatttcatttttacctaGAAATctttccttctttgcatatacccatttgcatccaattgccttctttcccttgggcagtgtcaccaactcccaggtcctatttttatgaagagactgtaTTTCTTCATTCAtggcttgcttccactttacaccatcagggttacttattgcttctgtgtaagtagacgGAACATCTTCATCTGCAagtggaagtgcataggccactatatcatcaaagcgagcaggcttactaatctctcttcttggcctcctatatgcaattgaatcttattgctgtagaggttcttgggtcggaacttcttcatcatttgtccctccaatattagctggatcatcattaaccttttcaagctccacctgatGTAAAGTACTGCTGGTTTTgccatccttttgtgaatcattgtactttaacatggttgattcatcaaaagtcacaacTCTACTGAAAataatcttccttgtatcagaacaccagagacggtatccttttactccatcagttatacccaagaatagtgctttctttgctcttgggtctaacttagattcttttacatgataatatgcagtggaaccaaaaatatgtaaagaatcataatcagtagtagatttaccagtccacatctcaataggattttttccatttattgtagttgatggcaaacggttaattagatggcatgcatattaactgcctcagcccaaaattccttgcgcaatccagcattggacaacatacatcgaactttctccagtatagtcagattcatgcgttctgccacccattctgctgtggtgtatcccgaacagtaAAGTGTAGCACAATGctctcatcttgacatacttgtagaaatggatcatttttgtattcagtaccattatctgatcgaagtcgtttgacctttcgaccagtctgagtctccaccatcttcttccaattgagaaatgcatccaaaacttcactttttcttttcattagatacacccatacttttcttgaataatcatcaacaaaagtaacaaaatagtgcatacctcccaaagaagccactttggtaggtccccatacatcactgtgaacgtaatCCAGAATTCCTTTcatattgtgaattgctggac from Gossypium hirsutum isolate 1008001.06 chromosome A04, Gossypium_hirsutum_v2.1, whole genome shotgun sequence includes:
- the LOC121227941 gene encoding anther-specific protein LAT52 — translated: MTKAYLIILVSLAVCILSSLNFSYGAASDQNKFTVVGLVYCDTCRVEFQTSISEPISGATVKLECKNRTTEKITFQSPEITTDKAGSYKIEVIGDYEDSDCDVNLVKSPRADCNDPTEAWRKARVELTALDGVTGQFRFANNLGFKKKEALPGCKKVLTDMGYYELKDELGSEAA